A window of the Hippoglossus stenolepis isolate QCI-W04-F060 chromosome 8, HSTE1.2, whole genome shotgun sequence genome harbors these coding sequences:
- the LOC118114212 gene encoding cytochrome b5 reductase 4: protein MSGVNQRDSEEDDDSDSDSESSGNGSSFTASLSRFISGFLRHWDCLRSVSNMLNIPTQSFPAPSSQQRVSAAGQSGRSKVALKPGHSLMDWVRFAKSGKDLTGLRGRLIEVTKEELQKHNTRTDCWTCIRGMVYNVTPYMDYHPGGEEELMKAAGIDGTDLFDQVHRWVNYESMLKECLVGRMSTKTAIKAIIPPPPLTGLAPPTSLAPPPDKDSRPRYDWFQTDATAHLVIYAKRKIPSSGCTTVDLKEGVLRLEVLLGKMSYMIHLRLTDEVEENVSVHSAFSVGKIQVTLRKRSQGKWTSLGQPLEFHNSFLYKKDRAPYYRDCVLVSKTEVNHNTHVFRLQLPRGTVMHVPVGKHVYLKGLIQDSEVVRPYTPVDENLAAASQRSSQDSDLYLMIKVYPDGVFTQHLTNMHTGDHISTSGPEGTFTARPLRDVTHLYLLAAGTGFTPMARLIQLAQDMDTIRKTKLLFFNRREEDIFWRRELDDLAANNERFQVEYVLSDPCESWSGRTGRVDESMLQDFLNRPDGSKSYVCVCGPSAFTELTMGLLKQQGFSEAELHAFCG, encoded by the exons ATGTCAGGTGTAAACCAGAGAGATTCAGAGGAGGATGACGAttctgacagtgacagtgagtcAAGTGGAAACGGTTCATCTTTCACTGCTTCTCTCAGCAGATTCATTTCAG GGTTTCTCCGACACTGGGACTGTCTCCGAAGCGTTTCCAACATGTTGAACATCCCGACCCAGTCCTTCCCTGCGCCGAGCTCCCAGCAGCGGGTCTCAGCCGCCGGTCAGTCCGGGAGGAGCAAg GTGGCCTTGAAGCCTGGTCACAGTCTCATGGACTGGGTCCGGTTTGCCAAGAGTGGTAAAGATCTGACCGGGCTCAGAGGACGTCTGATCGAAGTTACCAAGGAAGAGCTTCAGAAACACAACACGAGAACCGACTGCTGGACCTGCATACGAG GCATGGTGTACAACGTCACCCCCTACATGGATTACCACCCTGGTGGAGAAGAGGAGCTTATGAAGGCAGCTGGGATCGATGGCACAGACCTCTTTGATCAG GTTCATCGTTGGGTGAACTATGAGTCCATGCTGAAAGAGTGCCTGGTGGGCAGGATGTCCACTAAAACTGCAATTAaag ccatcatccctcctccaccactgacTGGCCTCGCCCCACCTACATCATTGGCCCCTCCCCCCGACAAAGACTCCCGACCTCG GTACGACTGGTTCCAAACTGACGCGACTGCTCATCTAGTCATTTATGCCAAAAGAAAG ATCCCCAGCTCAGGCTGCACCACTGTTGACCTCAAGGAGGGTGTTCTACGACTGGAAGTACTGCTGGGCAAAATGTCCTACATGATACATTTAC GTCTCACTGATGAAgttgaggaaaatgtttctg TCCACAGTGCTTTCTCAGTGGGAAAGATCCAGGTCACGTTACGGAAACGGTCTCAAGGCAAATGGACAAGTCTCGGTCAACCACTTGAATTCCACAACTCATTTCTATACAAAAAAGACAGAG CTCCCTACTACCGGGATTGTGTGTTGGTGTCTAAGACTGAGGTGAACCACAACACCCATGTGTTCAGACTGCAACTCCCACGTGGGACTGTCATGCATGTGCCTGTTGGAAAACATGTCTACCTCAAAGGCCTCATTCAAG ACAGCGAGGTGGTGAGGCCGTACACTCCAGTAGATGAGAACCTGGCAGCAGCCTCCCAGCGCTCCTCACAGGACTCAGATCTCTACCTCATGATCAAAGTTTACCCTGATGGAGTGTTCACTCAACACCTCACCAACATGCACACCG GAGACCATATATCCACTAGTGGTCCAGAGGGTACCTTCACTGCCCGCCCCCTCCGTGATGTCACACACCTCTACCTACTAGCAGCAGGCACAGGATTCACCCCGATGGCTCGCCTCATCCAACTGGCCCAGGACATGGACACCATCAG aAAAACCAAGCTTCTCTTTTTTAACCGACGGGAGGAGGACATCTTTTGGCGCCGTGAACTGGATGACCTGGCTGCTAACAATGAGAG gtttCAGGTGGAGTACGTCCTCTCTGATCCCTGTGAGAGCTGGTCTGGCAGGACGGGTCGAGTTGATGAGTCCATGCTTCAGGATTTCCTCAACAGGCCTGATGGGTCCAAAagctacgtgtgtgtgtgtggcccctcTGCCTTCACAGAACTCACAATGGG gtTGTTGAAGCAGCAGGGATTCAGTGAAGCGGAGCTCCACGCATTCTGCGGCTGA